In Amaranthus tricolor cultivar Red isolate AtriRed21 chromosome 3, ASM2621246v1, whole genome shotgun sequence, a single window of DNA contains:
- the LOC130809349 gene encoding uncharacterized protein LOC130809349 isoform X1, with the protein MSLVQGDNYTGQILGDYMSWYRRITRLRITNPTSAQPASHHHSTATILAERMRGVLLECSSMMHGASVLPADMGYQLCTQTLGSISTSLTEVLGQTGYGYLISTPPAHDETIQTSRGGTRGRRQRGSSSTGSSRGRSRGLGCSISRG; encoded by the exons ATGAGTCTGGTCCAGGGAGATAACTACACTGGTCAGATTCTAGGTGATTACATGTCGTGGTATAGGAGGATCACGAGGTTGCGCATCACGAACCCTACATCAGCACAGCCAGCATCACATCACCATTCCACTGCCACTATATTG GCTGAGAGGATGAGAGGGGTCCTTTTAGAGTGTTCTAGCATGATGCACGGGGCCTCTGTTTTGCCTGCTGATATGGGGTACCAGTTGTGTACTCAGACCCTCGGTTCTATCTCTACTTCGCTGACTGAAGTGTTGGGTCAGACGGGTTACGGCTATCTCATCTCGACTCCTCCGGCACATGATGAGACGATCCAGACTTCTCGGGGTGGTACTAGAGGTCGGAGACAGCGAGGTAGCTCATCGACGGGGTCGAGTAGAGGTCGTTCGAGAGGTTTAGGGTGTTCTATTTCCCGTGGTTAG
- the LOC130809350 gene encoding 14-3-3-like protein GF14 iota codes for MSTEKERETQVYLAKLAEQAERYEEMVECMKTIAKLDVELTVEERNLLSVGYKNVIGARRASWRIMSSIEQKEESKGNENNVKLIKGYRQKVEDELTKICQDILAIIDAHLVPHSGSGEATVFYYKMKGDYFRYLAEFKSDQERKEAAEQSLKGYEAASATANTDLPSTHPIRLGLALNFSVFYYEIMNSPERACHLAKQAFDEAIAELDTLSEESYKDSTLIMQLLRDNLTLWTSDLPEDGADENIKTEELKPAEAEGQQ; via the exons ATGTCGACGGAAAAGGAGAGAGAGACTCAGGTTTACCTAGCCAAGCTCGCTGAACAAGCTGAACGCTATGAAG AAATGGTTGAGTGCATGAAGACAATAGCAAAATTAGATGTTGAGTTGACTGTGGAGGAAAGGAATCTCCTTTCTGTGGGTTACAAGAATGTCATTGGTGCTCGGAGAGCCTCTTGGCGTATTATGTCTTCAATTGAACAGAAGGAAGAATCAaaaggaaatgaaaataatgtCAAGCTCATCAAGGGTTACCGTCAGAAGGTGGAAGATGAGCTTACTAAAATATGTCAAGACATCTTGGCTATCATCGATGCACATCTAGTTCCTCATTCTGGCAGTGGAGAAGCCACCGTTTTCTACTACAAGAT GAAAGGTGACTACTTTCGCTATCTAGCTGAGTTTAAGTCGGATCAAGAAAGGAAGGAAGCTGCTGAGCAGTCACTCAAGGGCTATGAG GCTGCCTCTGCCACAGCAAATACAGATCTGCCTTCAACCCATCCTATCCGTCTCGGTCTTGCTTTGAACTTCTCTGTCTTCTACTATGAAATTATGAATTCTCCAGAAAG GGCATGCCATTTGGCCAAGCAAGCATTTGATGAAGCCATTGCAGAGTTGGACACTTTGAGTGAGGAGTCATACAAAGATAGCACCTTAATCATGCAACTGTTGAGAGACAATCTCACTCTATGGACCTCTGATTTGCCCGAAGATGGAG CTGATGAGAATATTAAGACTGAGGAATTGAAACCTGCAGAGGCTGAA GGGCAGCAGTGA
- the LOC130809349 gene encoding uncharacterized protein LOC130809349 isoform X2, with protein sequence MSWYRRITRLRITNPTSAQPASHHHSTATILAERMRGVLLECSSMMHGASVLPADMGYQLCTQTLGSISTSLTEVLGQTGYGYLISTPPAHDETIQTSRGGTRGRRQRGSSSTGSSRGRSRGLGCSISRG encoded by the exons ATGTCGTGGTATAGGAGGATCACGAGGTTGCGCATCACGAACCCTACATCAGCACAGCCAGCATCACATCACCATTCCACTGCCACTATATTG GCTGAGAGGATGAGAGGGGTCCTTTTAGAGTGTTCTAGCATGATGCACGGGGCCTCTGTTTTGCCTGCTGATATGGGGTACCAGTTGTGTACTCAGACCCTCGGTTCTATCTCTACTTCGCTGACTGAAGTGTTGGGTCAGACGGGTTACGGCTATCTCATCTCGACTCCTCCGGCACATGATGAGACGATCCAGACTTCTCGGGGTGGTACTAGAGGTCGGAGACAGCGAGGTAGCTCATCGACGGGGTCGAGTAGAGGTCGTTCGAGAGGTTTAGGGTGTTCTATTTCCCGTGGTTAG